CTATCGCCTTTGACTCCGGTGCCAGTGAGATCGCCGACAGAATGGGCAGTACGATGCAGGCTCGCTTTGAAGCCAATTATGGGCCCGAGGTGCCGGGCCTCATTCCGCTAAATGCTAGCGTGCGCTACTTCATTCAGCGTGGATCCCTGACCACCTGGGGCGCGGTGTCGACTTTGTTCCGGGGCCGCGATCAAGACATCCGTGATGTTCCCCTCGATGGGGCGCAACGGAAGGTGCCACCCATAACCTTTCGCGCCGTTCAAGAGGGCGCGATCAAATCACGCGGCTTCTATCCGGTTCCGGGAGACCACGTTGCAAGAGAAGAAATCGAATCCCCGGGAGCGCCCGCCAAGATCCAATCGGAATGGGATCGCAGCGTCCGCCTGTTGGCCGAAGCTTGCCGGAACCTGGGCATCCCCTTATTGATTCGATTTTCGCCCATGCCAAGTGACCTGTCCCAAGTGAAGGACTTCTCGACGATTGAACAATGGTCGCGAAATCTGGAAACCGATTACTCGAACGTGCGCATCGGCCGACCTACCTTACTTTGGTACGAACCGAAGCTGTGCTGGGACCACATTCACCTCAACGCTTCTGGCGTTGCAGTTTACATGCCGCAGCTGGCCACAGAGATCCGCGACATCCTGGACGAGGCACACAGCTCGAGGAACCGCGGTTCCTCTTGAATTTCAGGTGCTGCACGGCGACGCACTGCGCAAACTGCTGTCGCATCGCTCCGCCGTGACCCCAGCCGCGATCGAACCTATACTGATCGCTATGACGGTTGAACAGCGTCGCCTTGAGGAGTCGAATCGCCGGACGGCCAACTGGCAGCGCTGGGGGCCGTATCTTTCCGAGCGGCAATGGGGAACGGTCCGCGAGGATTATTCGGCCACTGGCGAGTGCTGGGATTATTTTCCGCACGACCATTCGCGCAGTCGCGCGTATCGCTGGGGCGAAGACGGGCTGCTGGGCATCTGCGACCGGGAGTGCCGGCTCTGCTTTGCGCCGGCCCTCTGGAACGGCAAGGACGCGATCCTCAAAGAACGGCTGTTCGGCCTGAATGGGAACGAGGGAAATCACGCCGAGGACGTGAAGGAAATTTATTTTTACCTCGATTCGTCCCCCACACATTCCTATCTCAAGGCACTCTACAAATATCCGCAGGCGGCTTTTCCCTACGAATTGCTGGTCTCGGAGAACCGGCGCCGCAGCCGGCTCGACCCAGAATTTGAAATTACGGACACAAATGTCTTCGACGACGGGCGGTATTTCGACGTCTTTGTCGAATATTCCAAGGCCAACACCGACGACATCTTGATGCGCCTTACGGTGGCCAACCGCGGGCCCGACGCCGCGGCGTTGCACCTGTTACCCACGCTCTGGTTCCGCAATTCCTGGTCTTGGGGCTGCGGTCATGAGGGGTGCGAGATCAAGCCGCGCATCGATCTCGAGGTCGACGGCGGATTGCAGACCAATCATCCATCGCTCGGCGTCTACCGCTTCTTCGCCGAGCCGGCCTCCGACGGCGCGAAGCCGACGATGCTTTTCACCGAGAACGAGACGAACTTCGTACGGGTCTTCAAATTCCCCGAAGACCCCGAGGTGAAGTTCAAGGATGCCTTTCACGAATTCGTGGTCGGCGGCAACAAGGATGCGCTCAGTAAGCAGCCGACCGGCACCAAAGCGGCGGCCTACTATCAGCTCAACGTCCCCGCCGGTAAGGAAGTCACGCTGCGACTGCGTCTTTTCGCCAGCGACCAGGCTCCCCTCACTCCCTTCGGCCCCGAGTTCGATCGCATCTTCGCCGAGCGGATTGCCGACACCGACGAATTCTATGACGCCATATTGTCTCCCGATCTCACGCCGCAAGCCAGAAGTATCTCCCGGCAGGCCGCAGCGGGGCTACTCTGGAGCAAGCAATTCTATTTTTATTCCGTGAAGGACTGGCTGTACGGCGACCCGGATCAGCCGCCTCCGCCCCCCGGGCATCAACACACGCGCAACGTCGACTGGCAGCACCTGTTCAATCGCGATGTGATCTCGATGCCGGACAAATGGGAGTACCCGTGGTACGCCGCGTGGGATCTGGCGTTCCATATGCTGCCGCTCGCTAAGCTCGATCCCGAATTCGCCAAAAGCCAGTTGATCCTGTTTCTGCGTGAATGGTACATGCATCCCAACGGTCAGATTCCGGCTTACGAGTTCGCGTTTTCGGACGTGAATCCGCCGGTCCACGCCTGGGCTTGCTGGCGCGTCTACAAGATGACCGCCTCCCGCGGACAGCGTGACCGGATGTTTCTGGCCCGCACCTTTCAGAAGCTGCTCCTCAACTTCACCTGGTGGGTCAACCGTAAAGATATCGAGGGCAACAATCTCTTTTCCGGAGGATTCCTCGGGCTGGATAACATCGGCGTATTCGACCGATCGAAGCCGTTGCCTGGCGGCGGCGTGCTCGAACAAGCCGACGGGACCGCCTGGATGGCTTTCTACTGCTCGACGATGCTCGCCATGGCGCTCGAGCTGGCTGCCGAAAGCCCGGAATACGAGGACATTGCCTCAAAATTCTTCGAGCACTTTGTCGCCATCGTCGACGCGATGAATTCTCTGGGCGGCAGCGGATTGTGGGACGAAACGGACGGGTTTTACTACGACCAGCTGCACGTGCAGGGCCAAGATACGCCGCTTAAAATTCGCTCGATCGTCGGGCTGATTCCGCTGTTTGCCGTGGAGGTGCTCGACGACCGCCAGATCGATCGGCTGCCCGGCTTCAAGAAGCGGATGCAATGGTTCCTCGACCATCGGAAAGAATTGGCCGCATACATCTCCTACTGCCAGCCCGACGCTGCGGCTCGCGCCGACGATGGCCCTGCGCACGGCCGGCGGCTGCTGGCAATTCCGTCGAAAGAGCGTCTCGAGCGGGTGCTGCGCTATTTGCTCGACGAGAACGAGTTTCTCTCGGACTACGGAATCCGTTCCGTGTCGCGCGTCCACAAGGATCATCCGTTTGTGCTGCAATCCGACGGCAACGAGCACCGCGTCGACTACGAACCGGGCGAATCGACCACGGGTCTATTCGGCGGAAACTCGAACTGGCGCGGGCCG
The DNA window shown above is from Pirellulales bacterium and carries:
- a CDS encoding glucosidase → MTVEQRRLEESNRRTANWQRWGPYLSERQWGTVREDYSATGECWDYFPHDHSRSRAYRWGEDGLLGICDRECRLCFAPALWNGKDAILKERLFGLNGNEGNHAEDVKEIYFYLDSSPTHSYLKALYKYPQAAFPYELLVSENRRRSRLDPEFEITDTNVFDDGRYFDVFVEYSKANTDDILMRLTVANRGPDAAALHLLPTLWFRNSWSWGCGHEGCEIKPRIDLEVDGGLQTNHPSLGVYRFFAEPASDGAKPTMLFTENETNFVRVFKFPEDPEVKFKDAFHEFVVGGNKDALSKQPTGTKAAAYYQLNVPAGKEVTLRLRLFASDQAPLTPFGPEFDRIFAERIADTDEFYDAILSPDLTPQARSISRQAAAGLLWSKQFYFYSVKDWLYGDPDQPPPPPGHQHTRNVDWQHLFNRDVISMPDKWEYPWYAAWDLAFHMLPLAKLDPEFAKSQLILFLREWYMHPNGQIPAYEFAFSDVNPPVHAWACWRVYKMTASRGQRDRMFLARTFQKLLLNFTWWVNRKDIEGNNLFSGGFLGLDNIGVFDRSKPLPGGGVLEQADGTAWMAFYCSTMLAMALELAAESPEYEDIASKFFEHFVAIVDAMNSLGGSGLWDETDGFYYDQLHVQGQDTPLKIRSIVGLIPLFAVEVLDDRQIDRLPGFKKRMQWFLDHRKELAAYISYCQPDAAARADDGPAHGRRLLAIPSKERLERVLRYLLDENEFLSDYGIRSVSRVHKDHPFVLQSDGNEHRVDYEPGESTTGLFGGNSNWRGPIWMPINFLFIEALERYHHFYGDSFQVECPTGSGRKLTLKDVAREIEARLAQIFLADSKGRRPCNGNVRQFVDDPYWRDHVLFYEYFHGDNGRGCGASHQTGWTALITRMLWDLPRTVKSARAKPKPTKTARRTS